gattgagacatacataagaacataagaacatccccactggatcaggccataggcccatctagtccagcttcctgtatctcacagcggcccaccaaatgccccagggagcacaccagataacaagagacctcatcctggtgccctcccttgcatctggcattctgacataacccatttctaaaatcaggaggttgtgcatacacatcatggcttgtaccccgtaataatacaaaattatgcaggggatggacagagtggatagagagatgctctttacactctcacataacaccagaaccaggggacatccactaaaattgagtgttgggggagttagaacagacaaaagaaaatatttctttactcagcgtgtggtttgtctgtggaactccctgccgcaggatgtggtgatggcatctggcctggacgcctttaaaaggggattggacaagtttctggaggaaaaatccattatggttacaaaccatgatgtgtatgcggaacctcctgattttagaaatgggccatgtcagaatgtcagatgcaatggagggcaccaggatgaggtctcttgttaactggtgtgctccctggggcatttggcgggccgctgtgatatacaggaagctggactagatgggcctatggcctgatccagcagggctgttcttatgttcttatgcttctgtTGTGAAGCATCCAGAGGGCAATGGATTTGGGATGCCCCTTGTCTTGCGTCTGctgttcccacctccctccagcctgctgcccatGTAAGCCACCACAATCTGCTCCCTTGAGTAAGGTGCGGGTTGGGCCCTGCTCCTcgcacactgctgctgctgtgaaaccTGTGCTCAGGTGCTCCCTGTCAATGGCAGCAGAGGTTTCGCAGCAGCCCGAGGAGCAGGCTGAGAAtttattctttgtttttgttgAGGTGGCATCAAGTGTGAgagatataaaattatgtatgggatggATAGAAAGGAGTTATGTTCCCTCTCACAcaagaccagaaccagggaactgccactaaaattgactggcaggagagttagaacagtgaaaaaaaaatacttctttacccagtgtgtaattagtctgtggaactccgtgccacaggatgtggtgatggcacctgaaagggaattagacagatgtatggaggaaacgtccatcacaggttacaagtcatgatgggtatatgcaacttccGGGGTCTAGAAGTAGGATACCTTCAAATGCAGACAGGTCCTTGTCCttagtgctccctgaggcatctagtgggccactatgcgatacaagaagctggaggggatgggccctgggcctgatctcgCAGGGCTCTTTGGATGTTCTTCTGTTGTTCCTGCACACCCAAGTTTTGGATTTCAGTGGTTCGCAGCAGGCTTTGCTTCTCATGGGCACTCATTCAGCTTTCATGGCACCTGTCTCACTGCACAGAGCACATAGAAGGCACATCCTGCCCGTTTCACGAGTGGCTATGTGCACCTCTTGTCAATCCTTTCCACAGTCAGGGTTCTGCTTGCCAGGTTTTTGAGAATGCAAACACCCATTTGGGGGCCATCTTGGTGGGCTGAGCTTGGCCTGGGCCTCAGGTCAGGAATACTGGGTCACATGAGCCCAAGTGAATGAGGACCGGCTGCAGTGGGCGCTCCCCTTTGTCCGTTCACACAAGATGCCTTTGTCACCCATGGGTGGCACCCTGCTATCAGCCCCAGGCAAAGAGGGGCCTCTTTCCCTGCCATGTTGTGGACAGATCTTGCCAGTGctgctcgttccaggactgataAACCCTGCTGGCAATGGAGGTGGCTGCAACCGGCTTTGCTATCTggacctcctgctccccagagaGAGCCACACCCCAGGACAGGCTGCCTGCTTCTCCCCAGCTCCACCAAGccatggttctcccccccccgccccgctcaTAGCGCCACCCAATGACTGCACCCACCTGGAGTGAGGAGGAGCTTTGGCACAGGGTATAAAGACCttgctgaggagacctctgctcaGCTCAGACACTTCTGCTGCACAGCCGAGTGACGTTCCTGACCCTCCATCCTCCACCATGGTGCACTGGACTGGAGACGAGAAGAAGCTCATCACTAGCCTTTGGGCCAAGGTCAATGTGGCAGAAATTGGTGGCGAGTGCCTGGCCTAGTAAGTTCAGGGAAGGCCTTGTGACTTGGCTGTTACCTGAGGTCAGTTGggagtgcctcctcctccccacccctgaaacctaacccctgtgtgcctttctctctccctacCTGCAGCCTCATGATTGTGTACCCCTGGACCCAGAGGTTCTTTGGCCACTTTGGGAACATTTCCAATGCTGAATGCATCCTTGCCAATGCCAAGGTCAAAGAGCATGGCAAGAAGGTGCTCACCTCCTTTGGAGATGCCATCAAGAACCTGGACAACATCAAGGAGACGTTTGCCAAGCTGAGTGTCCTGCACTGTGAAAAGCTGCATGTGGACCCTGAGAATTTCAAGGTGAGGTGTCCCCCTTGCTAGGCGGCTTGCCTTgattgagggaggaaaagggtggCCGGGTCCTACTCCTCGCTGGCCCAGCTGTCACCACAACCACAAGCTCCCCCTCTCGTCTGTGAAGGGTGATGCTTAACACCCCCAACGTTCTCCGCCGGACTTAGTCTGGGGTGGGTTGAGTGCTCCACAAATCCACGGGGGTTCAACAACAAGAGGGTtgaggtgtgtgtgcatgtgagaggCAGAAGAACCACAGTGCACTTCTGTGCTAGGTGTTGCTTTCCTGGCCggttggggtggggggcggggaggaatgACTCCGCCTGTGACCTCAGTGAGGCTTAGTGGAGAACCCAGGCAGGAGGCGGTTTGCTCCGGCCGTCCTTTGCACTTTCTTCTGCGCTCCCTTCTAACTTCTCTGGGGCTTTTTTCCAAACTAACACTCTCACAGCGGTGCTGGCTGTTGCAAGCTAAGGATGACATAAAGTGGCCGGATGGAGAGCCAGAGCCTGCCTGGGCCTTCGGTGTCCGTTCACATGCTACTCTTTGGAGTAGAGGAAACACCTGCACATGTCTGGCTCTGTCCACTGAGTGGGAGGCCTGGCTGTGAAGGGAGCCTAGTCACCCCTCAAGAACGccaccctgagaaagccccactCCTGGACTTTTTGGGTGGGGAAGCCCAGccgtcctcccccctccagctctcCCCAAAAGGAGCAGCTTGTGGCTGGCTGCGGCTCCGTGCAGGGCAAGCGAGGCAGACagctgtggggcagggcaggcctcaggctccacaagcacacggCTTCAtggcctcctcttctcttccagcttctgggcGACATCCTCATCACCCGCTTGGCAGCccactttggcaaggagttcaccCCGGAGGTCCAGGCTGCCTATCGCAAGCTGGTGGGTGCCGTGAGCCACGCTCTGGGACGTCAGTACCATTGAGGGGAACCAGCTGCCTCCCGGCCACCTTGTCACCCGCAGGAACTCCCTTCCAGCCACTTGTGACAGTTCCTTCGAATAAAGTTGACTCCCTGCAGTCCAAGCTGGTGCCTGTGTCTCTGTGGGTCCTGCTGGTGGGGTGTAACTGGTCAATGGcatctcctgggggaaggggaggcctgCTTAGGGGGGTAGGccaagtgcaggttggagggaaggCAGGTCGATTTTGGACGCTCTCCACACACATCAACCTGGGTGTTTGGGTTTCACGCTCCTTGCATCGCTTCCTGTGTtgtcgtcatccccccccccgattgGAAACCCAGCTTGTTGATGGCGGCTGAAGGCCACAGGCCTGGTCCCTTCTTGGGCAGGCAGTCAGGTGGGTCAGTGGTCAGCAAAGGCCCTCTTTCCAAGGGCCAGGGCAGGCCAAGCATGTTCACCCAGGTTCAGTGGGTGAGGAGGGCCGTTactgtggtgggggtgggggatgaaCCCTAGCCCTGGCCCTTCATTTGAGAATCCATGTCAGGAAAGTacaagcacaccccccccccagttgacaGCGGATGCCTGGAGCCAGGCCTGCTCTTCCACCTCCCTTCAGGTGCTCTCGTTCTGCATGCCCACTTGGCATCGACTGGACAAAGACTCctggcaggggcagctcccctTTTGCTGCCCACAAACACCTCTTCTGGAGGGCGAGAGCCCTCCCGAGCTGGCCCCTACCTTCCGAAGCAGGGGTCCTCACCCCAACCCTGGCTATGCTCCTGTCCTGCTGAAGGCGGGGCTGCAAAGGGGCTgttgagtgttggggggggggctgctgaatGTCACAGTCTGGCCTCTTGTGGGGGAGCACAGTGACAAAGGCCCAGCCTCAAAGAGGGGATGGGAGGCTGCCTGGCCGAGTACCAAGGCGGGCCGTAGGCTGCACAACCTCTCTTGGATGAAGAAGATGGGACAGGTGGGGAAATGAGGGGAGAAGCAggaagagcctccccactgcaagatgcataGGCCCAGGAGTAGTCAGGCAGCATGgggaaggcagctccccccccccatggaaggATTCCAGGCAGAGACTGGAGGACCACCTGTCAGGGACACTGTCGTTGCCTGCAGTGAACAGGAGGCTGGGCCGGGTGGCCTCCCAGACCTTTCTGACTCCAGTGCTCCAGTCTGGGAGGCCTGCAGGCCCTGTGGCCAGTTCCCACGGGAAGGACAGAGGAGGCCAGGCTCAGAGGGGAACAGCCCACCCGATctgcctgacccccccccccgccagtatTGCAGGAACCGTGCATGTGCCTAAGAGGAGTGACAGTGACAGTGACAGGCCCGGCCCAACCAGCTGCCAACTCAGTGGGCAGGCCAGCCCAGGACAGCCTGGTCCCTGGCAGTGCCGAGGCTGGACAGGGATCCTCGCTGGCCTCGACCGCCCTCGTTGCTTTGGGGGCCTCTGGAGTTGGTCCCAGCTCTTGCCCCCAGCCCCCCACAGGCCACAgccccaaactgtgggctgcagACCCAGCCGTCCTGGGAGCTGCTCCACTGGTGTGCTTCTCCTGGCGGTGCTCTCGGCAGCAGGAATGAAGCCAGGCAGCTCTTCGGGTGGGGCACCTCCCCTGCCCAGTCCCTGGGCCTCAGGTTGCGGGGAAGAGTGCAGCGGCAGGGCAGTccccacttccttcctgctccccttATGCACTGCCAGTGATGCCACACTccgggggggcggggaggctgaccaccagagctgcactgcccctTTCCCGGCACCCTGACTGCCAGACTCTTCCCTGTTCTCTTATGACCTTGCCTTCCTCCTGCCAGCCCCAGCTAGACAAAGAGGTTGCTGGTCTCCTGGGTGGTGGGGGTCCCACAAGTCGGCCGGTGTGAGGTGCCCTCAGCATCTTGGACACCTCCTCCAAGTGCCCCTGCCACCCCTACTCCTTCTAAGCAGCAGCGACCAAGGCCAACAGGGCCAACCCTCTCCATGTGCAAAGAGGTGCATCAGCCTGGGCAGAACATGGCAGCTAAGAGCGCACCCCCACCAGAGGGCTGACCCCCTGTGCCCCAAAGATCCCCCCATTTGCCAGGGGTGGAGCTGCCACCTGCTGCCAGTGAGCCCTGATCCCCCAGCAGCCTACAGTGACCCTGCCTGGGCCTCCCCATTTCACTTGCAGGTGGGGAACACAAATGTGCtgccaacaagagacctcatcaagagagggcaccaggatgaggtctcttattatcaggtgtgctccctggggcatttggtgggccgccgtgagatacaggaagctggacgagatgggcctatggcctgatccagtggggctgttcttatgttcttaaactacaattcccaggaggccttgcaggtctcttgttatctagtgtgctccctggggcatttggtgggccgccgtgagatacaggaagctggacgagatgggcctatggcttgatccagtggggctgttcttatgttcttaactacaattcccaggaagctttgcaggtctcttgttatctagtgtgctccctggggcatttggtgggccgctgtgagatacaggaagctggacgagatgggcctatggcctgatccagtggggctgttcttatgttcttaactacaattcccaggaagccttgcaggtctcttgttatctagtgtgctccctggggcatttggtgggccgctgtgagatacaggaagctggaccagatgggcctatggcctgatccggtggggctgttcttatgttcttaaactacaattcccaggaagccttgcaggtctcttgttatctggtgtgctccctggggcatttggtgggcactgtgagatacaggaagctggactagatgggcctgtggcctgatccagcggggctgttcttatgttcttaactacaattcccaggaagccttgcaggtctcttgttatctagtgtgctccctggggcatttggtgggccgctgtgagatacaggaagctggactagatgggcctatggcctgatccagtggggctgttcttatgttcttatgaccccaaAGGATCACTGTCAGGcaagccacacacacccccaactagCAGAGCAGGCTGGAGTGGGCAAGTCTCTGTGGCCCAGATCCAATACCCACCCCCCGCCACCAAACGGTGTGATTGCAGGGCATCAGATGACACAGGCAAGGCAGGCCAAGCAGCAGGCAGAACTAGCCAGTCCTCACCAAGAGTCTTTTTCCACAGccccccaggcaggcaggcaggcaggtgggttcCCTGCAGCAAGCTGGCACTGCTTGATCTGCCCTGTTGCATACATGGCAGGAACAGGCAAGGTGGGGGCCTGTACACTGGCCTGTGGCCTGCCATGGCCTCCTCCAACCTGGAGTTGCTTAGCTGCCCCCCATTGCGCCAGGGCTCTGGATACAGAGGCGGCTCCCAGGATTAGCAGTGGGCCTGTGACGCCACCCCGATGGGAAACCTCTGGAAGACGCAGCCGTGCTCCCCCCCGCCCGCCAAACAAGCACCCCAGCTGTCCCAGGGTGGTATTTTGCAAAGGCCAAGGCCATCTCTGCTCCCCTGGCATTGATGGCACCACCTTCAGGCAAAAAGGGCATGGGGGGGAGATAGATTGTTCTCAGCGACTTCTCTGGGGTTAGGaacctgctttgcccccagaCCCACCCTGGAGCACCATGGGTGTCATTCCATATTTCCTCCTCGAGTGGTTTGGAGGGTGCAGGTGAGTGGACTGAGGACGGTGGTGTGGGAGGTGTGTGTGATCTACTGGTGTGCTGTTTCTCCACTTTTGAGTCATTCCAGGGTGGTGCTGGGGTGTCTTTGTGGCCCTTTGCGCCTGTCCCATGTGCTCAgggtggaaggggggcagaggggcaaCCCAACCCACTGTCCTGTTTGAAACTCCTGAGGTGCCCCCTTGAGAGAGTGGGGAGGACTCTGCCCTGGAGTCTCCATAGAAGTATGGACGGGCTGTGCCCCCACAGAGATGGGGACCAGGAGCTTGGCCCTCTGGCTGCCCGTCTCATCTGGATCTCTTGCTTGGCTGACACTCCCTTTGCTACCAAGAGTGGCTGAGCAGCACCCTTTGCACAGTTGGGTCAGAATTCCTGCCTCAAGTTCAGGCAGGGCCCAAAGTGCGACCTCCGGCACAGGCTGCTTATCTCCCCCTGAGCAAACTATCGGAGGGGCCAGACTGGCTCAGCCATGACTCAGCAGAACAGGCAGCTGGGCAGAATTGCTGAGTCATGGCATGTGGGCCTCGCCCTGCCTTTCTCTTGGCAGAAAGTCTTTGCACaccctccactcccccccccccaacactcttAGCAAGACCTCCTCTGCTAGAAGAACCTGCAAAGAGACCAAGAGCCCCTATAGAATGAATGCGGGACTGCTGGGTAGGTGGTCCCTCTGCCAATATTGTGGCTCCTCTTTCCCAGAGAGGGGCTCTTACCCGGCCTCCACAAACACAGTTTTATACTCGTCCTCTGCCTGGAATGAATCCAGAGGAGTGGACACATTTCAGTCTGTTGCCCTGAAGCCAAAATGGAGGCCTGGTGGAACTTTTGCAAGACTGCTGTATTTAttgtataatgccgttgtacaaatcgatggacaggccacacctggagtattgtgtccagttctggtcgccgcatctcaaaaaagacatagtggaaatggaaaaggtgcaaaagagagcgactaagatgattacggggctggggcaccttccttatgaggaaaggctacggcgtttgggcctcttcagcctagaaaagagatgcctgaggggggacatgattgagacatacaaaattatgcaggggatggacagagtggatagggagatgctctttacactttcacataacaccagaaccaggggacatccactaaaattgagtgttgggagagttagaacagacaaaagaaaatatttctttactcagcgtgtggtcggtctgtggaactctttggcacaggatgtggtgatggcgactagcctggatgcctttaaaaggggattggacaagtttctggaggaaaaatctattacagggtacaagccatgatgtgtatgcgcaacctcctgattttagaaatgggttatgtcagaatgccagatgcaagggagggcaccaggatgcaggtctcttgttatctggtgtgcgccctggggcatttggtgggctgctgtgagatacaggaagctggactagatgggcctatggcctgatccagtggggctgttcttatgttcttatgtctgagttgtctgtgacagatcaggagagagatcttggggtggtggtggacagatcgatgaaagtgtcgacccaatgtgcggtggcagtgaagaaggtcagttctatgcttgggatcattagaaaaggtattgagaacaaaacagctataatatctttgtacaaatcgatggtcaggccacacctggagtattgcgtccagttcaggtcaccacatctcaaaaaggacattgagaataaaacagttaATATGATAATGAcgttatacaaattgatggtaaggccacacctgaactATTGCaaccagttctggttgctacatctcaaaaaggaaaaggtgcaaaagagagcgactaaaatgattcctgggctgggacaaaggctgcagcatttgggcctcttcagcctagaaaagaggcacctgaggggggacatgattgaggcatacaaaattatgctgaggatggacagagtggatagagacactATTTCCCCTCCAatataa
This portion of the Tiliqua scincoides isolate rTilSci1 chromosome 3, rTilSci1.hap2, whole genome shotgun sequence genome encodes:
- the LOC136645998 gene encoding hemoglobin subunit beta-1-like — its product is MVHWTGDEKKLITSLWAKVNVAEIGGECLAYLMIVYPWTQRFFGHFGNISNAECILANAKVKEHGKKVLTSFGDAIKNLDNIKETFAKLSVLHCEKLHVDPENFKLLGDILITRLAAHFGKEFTPEVQAAYRKLVGAVSHALGRQYH